Within the Arachis duranensis cultivar V14167 chromosome 10, aradu.V14167.gnm2.J7QH, whole genome shotgun sequence genome, the region NNNNNNNNNNNNNNNNNNNNNNNNNNNNNNNNNNNNNNNNNNNNNNNNNNNNNNNNNNNNNNNNNNNNNNNNNNNNNNNNNNNNNNNNNNNNNNNNNNNNNNNNNNNNNNNNNNNNNNNNNNNNNNNNNNNNNNNNNNNNNNNNNNNNNNNNNNNNNNNNNNNNNNNNNNNNNNNNNNNNNNNNNNNNNNNNNNNNNNNNNNNNNNNNNNNNNNNNNNNNNNNNNNNNNNNNNNNNNNNNNNNNNNNNNNNNNNNNNNNNNNNNNNNNNNNNNNNNNNNNNNNNNNNNNNNNNNNNNNNNNNNNNNNNNNNNNNNNNNNNNNNNNNNNNNNNNNNNNNNNNNNNNNNNNNNNNNNNNNNNNNNNNNNNNNNNNNNNNNNNNNNNNNNNNNNNNNNNNNNNNNNNNNNNNNNNNNNNNNNNNNNNNNNNNNNNNNNNNNNNNNNNNNNNNNNNNNNNNNNNNNNNNNNNNNNNNNNNNNNNNNNNNNNNNNNNNNNNNNNNNNNNNNNNNNNNNNNNNNNNNNNNNNNNNNNNNNNNNNNNNNNNNNNNNNNNNNNNNNNNNNNNNNNNNNNNNNNNNNNNNNNNNNNNNNNNNNNNNNNNNNNNNNNNNNNNNNNNNNNNNNNNNNNNNNNNNNNNNNNNNNNNNNNNNNNNNNNNNNNNNNNNNNNNNNNNNNNNNNNNNNNNNNNNNNNNNNNNNNNNNNNNNNAGAAagtgtagatcagaaatggggaattcattggggtTCAGGAGAttttgagatctccgaatcaaaacatttttatcccttcttcaaccaatgcattcattgaattttgcttggcaatcttatatgattggatcccaatcccttggctcaccaattctctctaaaaacaaacaaattcccaatcccttggtttaaatgttcataagaagagatgatgctcgatcactgattataccacacagtttcatgaaccacaatttggtaggattacatgtcacaatatccatccaaaccccaatccaattcactgtgagaaagcttctctagcatgaatcctccattcctttcccaaggttccgaaggattccaattatggatagtttctttcccaagacaactaaccaatggaattagatcgagaagctttctaacaaaattcaagagaaaagattgaagaagaagataaaaactattattgattcattgaattacaatagagctccctaacccaatgaaaggggtttagtaagtcatagctctgaattcaattacaaaaagtATGAAAACTAGCAAAATGATCCAAATGTTCTCCctaacttaaattctatcctatttatacactttctaaattgagcttctgttgtgtttcttgggctttgaggcctttccctgatttctttttgctttgggtttatggtccataatcctgatgaggctgctgatccaattctgtaacattcattgagccaacttagtgataaacaagtaatgacacatgactcaacaaattgaaattccagactcatcaattcttcaggcccaatcccataaaccatgatattcaattgggtttcataccagagtatgtttaagttaatgtttgtgctcaaatgctaacttaaactGCAAAATtctttggcccagaaaccttttcaatagtggcgtttaagttgtagtttaagcttcagtttaaggttaaactgaagcttaaacgtggaaatggaagaaCAACTTAAACGCCAGACACTTCCAGTGATGCCTTTTGTGGAAGCacgtttaagttccagtttaagcttgaACTGGAACTTAAACGTTGGACACTCCTGGAGGTGGTATAACTCaagcacgtttaagcttcagtttaaggttaaactgaagcttaaacgtggaaatggaaggaagcaaccctggagggtggaatggtcgaacacgtttaagcttcagtttaaggttaaactgaagcttaaacgtggaaatgagaaagcaaccctggaggagaaaaaatagtcgaacacgtttaagcttcaatttaaggttaaactgaagcttaaacgtggaaatgagaaagcaaccctggaggagaaaaaaatagtcgaacacgtttaagctagtttaaggttaaactggagcttaaacgtggaaatggctCCCTGGTGCATttctcatttctggcgtttaacttccagtttaaggttaaactggaggttaaacgccactttcagcttttcctcagctttcatgattttggtgtttaagctccagtttaagcttaaaatgcttaaactggagcttaaactggagcttaaactggagcttaaactggagcttaaactccacatgtgatattcaagcttcctttattgatttttttgcttccttgcctaacctcttcttccctgaaatcatccaaacaactgcatcaaagtcttgcaaaatttcatgagaaatcttccattcatagcattcaagtaatataactaaaaactcatgaaatttgcatcaaaatcatactgtttggatggttcattgctttgttattcatttaaccattcttggttactttaagctcaagaaaatgcataaaacaactaaaactaacagaaaaatgctagtgaaactagcctaagatgccttggcatcacaacaccaaacttaatacttgcttgtccctaagcaagtcctGAGTTATTTGAGAAGAAAGTATGAAACAGAAAGCAATTACATTGGCTATATTAGCAAGCATTTGAACTTCATCAGAAGGGTTTTATGCAGAAAGTTGCAGcatcactttttcattcttatcaGGNNNNNNNNNNNNNNNNNNNNNNNNNNNNNNNNNNNNNNNNNNNNNNNNNNNNNNNNNNNNNNNNNNNNNNNNNNNNNNNNNNNNNNNNNNNNNNNNNNNNNNNNNNNNNNNNNNNNNNNNNNNNNNNNNNNNNNNNNNNNNNNNNNNNNNNNNNNNNNNNNNNNNNNNNNNNNNNNNNNNNNNNNNNNNNNNNNNNNNNNNNNNNNNNNNNNNNNNNNNNNNNNNNNNNNNNNNNNNNNNNNNNNNNNNNNNNNNNNNNNNNNNNNNNNNNNNNNNNNNNNNNNNNNNNNNNNNNNNNNNATTCCAGTGATCTGACTAAATAATCAAGCATgcataccaccacttaattctacttgatttgtcactaattgagccaagttacttttgttcaaacttttcttttatttttggaaacagaacaagcatggcaagcatttgtttaagaaggtgaagttatatccaaacatctaggcattcactttattcaaagcagtaaatagacaaacatactaaaaacttcaCATTCCAGAAAGATTCAACAATTACAGTTTAAACCAGAACAAGCATGCTTTTGTTTGCCTTTTAAAGAATGGTCAAGAAACAATACCACCTTGTGAAAttccttgtttttctctttgttgccaggaaacaatttgatttctccttcttctcctagtTGTTGCTTCATGTTCTTTCTAAGATCCTTGTTTCCTTTCCTGCAAAGAGTGatgaagttgcttgcttctcaagcactTGAGTGGTTAGCTCAACTATGTATGGGCAAGTGTCTGAGTCTTaagttggtgtgtgaacaccaaacttagtctcCTACTTACTCCTCTGCTTTTTGAATCCTTGAATTCTCCTTGGAATGAAGTTGCTGCTAAGGATTTTAAGCATTTCTGTGATTGCTTAGAATTGGTTGTTCCTTTCATATAATTCAAAGGTTGTTGTGTGCAGTTGATTTgtatggtggaacaccaaacttagagtcacACATTTCCCCTTTGAATTATTGATCCACGAATTCattgtttggtgtgaaacaccaaacttaattctttgcaatgAACAGAAACTACttcacctttttattgaaacaaataaaagaaacagcaaaggagtattacctcaggttgggttgcctcccaacaagcgcttctttaacatcattagcttgacggtcagcttcCTCAGTTGAGGTGATATTTAACCTTGTCCTTCTCCTCCACATCTCCCAAATAATGTTTGAGTCTTTGACCATTCACAGTGAAGGTTCGTTGTGACttttcttccatgatttctacTTGTCCATATTGGGAGACCTTAGTGACAAGGAATGGTCCAGACCACCTTGATTTTAGCTTCCCTGGAAATAGCTTCAGCCTAGAATTGTagagcaatactttttgtccctCTTCAAATTTCCTTGGGGCTATGTTGCTGTCATGcttcttcttttgctctttctttgtaaattttggcattcTCATAAGCTTCAGCTCTGAATTCTTCCAACTCTTGAATTTGCAACATCCTTCTTTCTCCAGCAGCTTTGCTGTCCAAGTTCAAGAGTTTCAAGGCCCAGAATGCCTTGTGCTCCAACTCCAGTGGCAAATGGCAATCCTTGTGCTCCAACTCCAATGGCAAATGGCAAGCCTTTCCATATACTAGTTGGTAAGGAGACattccaattggtgttttgaaagctgtcctatatgcccaaagagcatcatctagcttaatcgaccagtccttccttgaagttcccacagtcttttccaggattctttttagttcccTATTAGATATTTCGGCTTGCCCACTTGTCTGTGGATGGTATGGTGTGGCTACCTTGTGTTTGACTCCATATTTTAGAAGCAATGCCTCTAATGGTTTGTTGCAGAagtggcttcctccatcacCGATGATTGCTCTTGGAACCCCAAAACGGcaaaaaatgtgttttctgaGGAAGTTCATGACTACCTTATTATCATTGGTTGGAGTTGCtattgcttcaacccatttggagacatagtctactgccacaagAATGTAATTATTTGAGTATGAGGTGGGAAAAGGGTCCCATAAAATCtatcccccatacatcaaacaattcaagttcCAAAATGAATTGTTGTGGCATTTCATTTCTTATTGGCAGGTTCCCCGCTTTCTGGCATTCATGGCAGTGCTTCACTAGTTCCTTtgcatctttgaagatagtgGGCCAATAAAAACCACACTGCAACACCTTAGCTGCTGTTCTTTCTCCtgcaaaatgtcctccataagTGGAGCCATGGCAGTCCCATAAGACTTCCCTTCCTTCTTCCTCTGGTATGCATCTTCTTAGTATGCCATCCGAACATTTTTTGAACAATTATGGTTCGTCCCAGATGAAGTATTTGGCATCATTTACTAATTTCTTCCTTTGATGCTTGTTAAATTCCAACGGCAAACTCCCAGTGGCCTTGAAGTTTGCTATGTCTGCAAACCAGAGTGCTTTGTGAATTACCATGAGTTGTTCATCAGGAAAGCACTCATTTATATGTGTGCTTTGTGTGCTTCCTTCTTCACATGGTATCCTTGATAAATGGTCTGCCACCTTGTTTTCTACACCCTTCTTGTCTTTGATTTCAATGTCAAATTCCTGCAACAAAAGAACCCATCTAataagtcttggtttggatTCTTGTTTAGCAAGTAAGTATTTTAAAGCTGAATGATCAGTGAAGACAATGACTTTAGATCCAATAAGAtaggatctaaatttgtcaaatgcaaaGACTATTGCCAAGAGTTCTTTTTCagtggttgtgtaattcctTTGGTTATCATTCAAGACCTTACTGGCATAATAAATCACATGTACCAAATTGTCTTTCCTTTGTCCTAACACTGCCCCAACAGCAAGgtctgatgcatcacacatcagttcaaaaggTAAGCTCCAATCAGGTGGGGCAATGATAGGTACAGAGGAAAGTTTTTGCTTCAAAAGTTCAGAGGCTAGCAtgcaatttttatcaaatacaaaagGTGTATCAGAGACAAGCaagttactcaaaggtttggctattttagaaaagtctctaataaaccttctgtaaaagCCAGCATGNNNNNNNNNNNNNNNNNNNNNNNNNNNNNNNNNNNNNNNNNNNNNNNNNNNNNNNNNNNNNNNNNNNNNNNNNNNNNNNNNNNNNNNNNNNNNNNNNNNNNNNNNNNNNNNNNNNNNNNNNNNNNNNNNNNNNNNNNNNNNNNNNNNNNNNNNNNNNNNNNNNNNNNNNNggtgcattgcacaatccaaagggcatgCGTCTATAAGCAAAAACTCCATATGGACAAacaaatgatgttttctcttgatctcttGGATCAACTACTATCTGATTATAGCCTGAGtatccatccagaaagcaataataagcaTGTCCTGCAAGCCTTTTAAGCatctgatccatgaatgggAGTGTGAAATGATCTTTTCTGGTGGCTTCATTGAGTTTCCTGTAGTCTATGCACATTCTCCACCCAGTGACAGTTCTTGTGGGTATGAGTTCGTTCCTCTCATTTGGCACCACAGTTAtgcctcctttcttgggaactacaTGGATGGGACTAACCCatgggctatcagaaatggggtaGATTACCCCTGCCTGCCATAACTTCATGACCTCCTTTTGTACCACTTATTTCATGAcgggattcaatcttctctgaGTTTGAATGGAGGGTCTAGCATCCTCTTCTAAcaagattttatgcatgcatatggatGAACTTATCCCCTTCAAATCAGCTAGggtccatccaatggcatctTGATGAGTTTGTAGCACCTTGATCAATTCTTCCTCCTGTTCTTGGCTCAGGGCAGAGCTAATGATAACAGGATGGCTCTCATCACTacccaagtatgcatacttgagatTAGGGGGCAATGCTTTGAGCTCGGGTTTTGGtgcttccttctcttctttcacTCTCTCTGGCATGCTTGGCATGGTTGTTTCAGCAGCCTTGATGTCACTAACTTCAATATCCTTGGTGAACTCCTCCTCTGCCACTTCCTTTGTTGTTTCCTCAAAGGTTTCTTGTACTGCAATGTCCACTACATCCACCCTCATGCATTCCTTTAGTGATTCTGATGGATAACTCACTGCCTTGAATACGTTAAACACCAATTTCTCATCATGTAATCTAAGAGTgagttcacccttttggacatctatgatggctccagcagtagccaggaagggtcttcccagAATTATCGAAGCCCAGCAGTAGccaggaaaggtcttcccagaatTATGGAGGCTTTGGCTTCTTCCTCCATATCTAGCACCACAAAATCGGCCGGGAATATAAAATCTTCCACTTTCACCAACAAATCCTCAACTATCCCATGAGGGAATTTAAAAGTTCGATCTGCCAATTGgagggccattcttgttggtttggcttcctcaatcttcattcttctcatcaTTGTTAGAGACATCAAATTGATACTggcccctaagtcacacaaggccttctccACCATGACTTCTCCTATGATACAGGGGATTTGGAAACTGTctggatccttcaatttctgaggcaatttgtgttgaatgatggcactgcattcttcagtcaACAACACAGTTTCCTCATTtctccagcttctcttcttggtcattAATTCCTTCAACTCATTTCTCCAtcttctcttcttggtcattaattcctttaagaattttgcatagagtggcatttgctctattgcCTCAGCAAACGGAATgttgatttgaagcttcttgAAAATCTCCAAGAATCTGGAGAATTGGCCatccttttcacttttcatcAAACGTTGAGGATATGGTGCTTTGGGTGTATAAGGCTTTAggacctctttttctttttcttttgttgcagACGGTGTAAAAGATTGCCCCTGTTCCTTGTCTCTCACATTTTCCTTTGCTTCATCCTCTGTGGTTTCCTTTGAGATCTCCTTTAGCTTCTTTCCACTTCTGAGGGTTATGGCCTTACATTCTTCCCTTGCAATAGCCTTGGCAGCATGAGAAACACTTGGCCCAGGGGTTTGCTTAGACAAATACCCAATTTGATTTTCTAGCTTCTGGATGGCAGCTCCTTGGTTTTGCAAGTTAGAATTTACTTCTTCCTTAAAGGATTTCAATTCAGTTATGTCTTGACCCATGGTTGCAAGCATTCcttctatcctgtttaattgatcttgaaattgttggttcGGATTAGGTTGGGCAGGTTGATTATTTTGGCCATGATATGGTGGTTGGGAGTAAGTGTTTTGTGTGGCTTGGTATGATCTTTGGTTGGAGTATTGGTATGTGGAGTTGTTGTGTTGGTTgtaaggtttgtggttttgtggttgggtttgctggtttccccacccaaagtttgggtggtttttcCAGCCTNNNNNNNNNNNNNNNNNNNNNNNNNNNNNNNNNNNNNNNNNNNNNNNNNNNNNNNNNNNNNNNNNNNNNNNNNNNNNNNNNNNNNNNNNNNNNNNNNNNNNNNNNNNNNNNNNNNNNNNNNNNNNNNNNNNNNNNNNNNNNNNNNNNNNNNNNNNNNNNNNNNNNNNNNNNNNNNNNNNNNNNNNNNNNNNNNNNNNNNNNNNNNNNNNNNNNNNNNNNNNNNNNNNNNNNNNNNNNNNNNNNNNNNNNNNNNNNNNNNNNNNNNNNNNNNNNNNNNNNNNNNNNNNNNNNNNNNNNNNNNNNNNNNNNNNNNNNNNNNNNNNNNNNNNNNNNNNNNNNNNNNNNNNNNNNNNNNNNNNNNNNNNNNNNNNNNNNNNNNNNNNNNNNNNNNNNNNNNNNNNNNNNNNNNNNNNNNNNNNNNNNNNNNNNNNNNNNNNNNN harbors:
- the LOC107469927 gene encoding uncharacterized protein LOC107469927, which codes for MGQDITELKSFKEEVNSNLQNQGAAIQKLENQIGYLSKQTPGPSVSHAAKAIAREECKAITLRSGKKLKEISKETTEDEAKENVRDKEQGQSFTPSATKEKEKEVLKPYTPKAPYPQRLMKSEKDGQFSRFLEIFKKLQINIPFAEKLKDPDSFQIPCIIGEVMVEKALCDLGASINLMSLTMMRRMKIEEAKPTRMALQLADRTFKFPHGIVEDLLVKVEDFIFPADFVVLDMEEEAKASIILGRPFLATAGLR